The following coding sequences are from one Treponema parvum window:
- the ybeY gene encoding rRNA maturation RNase YbeY: MANCVFISFQDGMEEPSWADNAEKFILTVMEKLNYDGKAVSVMFCGDETMRRLNREYRHVDSSTDVLSFEDNSPYTDEDGVEWINAGDIAISLDMLVKNAQYFDCTEDEELKRLLVHALLHLTGMDHGDEHIEKDHKPFCDMLVLQEKLLFELHDEKIITG, encoded by the coding sequence ATGGCTAATTGCGTTTTTATTTCATTTCAGGACGGGATGGAAGAGCCTTCATGGGCGGATAATGCAGAAAAATTTATTCTTACGGTTATGGAAAAACTTAACTATGACGGTAAAGCTGTTTCCGTTATGTTTTGCGGCGATGAAACGATGCGACGCCTTAACAGAGAATACCGGCACGTTGACAGTTCGACAGATGTCCTTTCTTTTGAAGACAATTCGCCGTATACTGATGAAGACGGCGTTGAATGGATAAATGCGGGAGATATTGCGATCAGTCTTGATATGCTTGTTAAAAATGCGCAATACTTTGACTGTACAGAAGACGAAGAATTGAAACGTCTTTTAGTACACGCTTTACTGCATTTGACGGGGATGGATCATGGCGACGAGCACATCGAAAAGGATCATAAGCCTTTTTGCGATATGCTCGTGTTGCAGGAAAAATTGCTTTTTGAGCTTCACGATGAGAAAATAATTACGGGATAG
- a CDS encoding hemolysin family protein has protein sequence MGLFGLGKKQKDAQNADLLGDEQRQILNEEKQDMIKGIEDMPNTTVKEVMIPRIDVDFISIDIPQDELLEKILASGHSRFPVYDESIDNVIGVMYVKDLIYAFARKESIDLKKIIRKAYFIPESKHIDSLLREFKRRHLHIAMAVDEYGGISGIVTMEDIIEEIVGDIQDEFDNEREDIISLSGDIWLCDARISLDDLNETIGAEFPTQEFDTLGGFVFDLFGKIPVKFEKTSWNNFDLIVQDMEGHRINVIKVIRRTGEKIADEKSE, from the coding sequence ATGGGATTATTCGGTTTAGGAAAAAAACAAAAAGATGCGCAAAACGCGGATCTTTTAGGCGACGAGCAAAGACAAATCCTCAATGAAGAGAAACAGGACATGATCAAGGGCATCGAGGATATGCCCAATACCACTGTAAAGGAAGTTATGATTCCGCGGATCGATGTCGACTTTATTTCCATAGATATTCCGCAAGACGAACTTTTGGAAAAGATCCTTGCAAGCGGGCATTCTCGTTTTCCCGTTTACGACGAATCGATCGATAATGTCATCGGGGTTATGTATGTAAAAGATCTCATTTATGCCTTTGCGCGAAAAGAATCGATCGATTTAAAAAAGATTATCCGAAAAGCGTATTTTATTCCCGAGTCCAAGCACATAGACAGCCTTTTACGCGAATTTAAAAGGCGCCATCTGCACATAGCTATGGCGGTAGACGAATACGGCGGAATATCCGGCATCGTCACGATGGAAGATATAATAGAAGAAATCGTCGGAGACATCCAGGACGAATTTGATAATGAAAGAGAAGATATTATCTCTTTAAGCGGCGATATCTGGCTTTGCGACGCAAGGATCAGTCTTGACGACCTTAATGAAACTATAGGAGCGGAATTTCCGACCCAGGAATTTGACACGCTCGGAGGCTTTGTCTTCGACCTGTTCGGAAAAATTCCTGTCAAATTTGAAAAGACAAGCTGGAATAATTTTGATCTTATCGTTCAGGACATGGAAGGGCACCGCATAAATGTCATAAAAGTCATACGCCGCACGGGAGAAAAAATCGCAGATGAAAAAAGCGAATAA
- a CDS encoding tetratricopeptide repeat protein, with product MKKANNMRLLFTFVFSFAVSLLPVKGLNAQPERTADVFLPTAPAANAPLLAQADRSGRTSQSASDFYRLGVSRQQSGNYYSAIEAFKQATMLNPTYGDAWLHLSQCAYYLDEFDLALQYADTAAKYAKNDSEIQNLRGMTYISLGNFAQARSIFEKVLSAYPNNIEARFGLAELDLFSGRVGDAENLYKDALKRQGSNRKALLSLALISAEQGKTELTRNYVSQALQYHSGNAEVHFLAAYLDAKAGNFESAEYRVRSSLQIDGSYYAAYELLANILFMRGKYIEAIDVCDFCIDRDRTNGKFWYIKGLSLYRQGKTAQALSVWENALYADPQDEILRAAFELLANETIPLEDKRRAVWAEYHVGKAKAYEKKFQGNAMRFEYQRALKLYPYDTEARTSYAKQLVRDGLYELYLEQLKFIKTGKENAGEIPTSELTDTIEAYESLLQNTLAAKWNIDPLYLDKIRWHLGICYESPPAELQYPESIRIVSELLCDMFSGISAASVDVKPIPVSGYADAFGKARRSGLDYFLILKLNETERELSADAVMYSALSGNEIRSFSVFRTGNDRYSISLRFLRRKILETLPIKGRVLAREGDTLLIDLGKTEGIVSGAEFDVVKKGEIRTANSSAGLSYKPASVIGSATVFAAGEEVSEAAFKQKGFFDNLNIGDEVALIRMPQADPGAESGGNSGAAPASGQGGVSSGSGGGAARGSANRNGAVAASETAPAAAADGRASSAGDASDASEGENELTYESMNLERRPALIELIRNIRNTDQVK from the coding sequence ATGAAAAAAGCGAATAATATGCGTTTGTTGTTTACTTTTGTTTTCTCTTTTGCCGTATCGCTTTTACCGGTAAAAGGACTCAATGCTCAGCCGGAACGGACTGCGGACGTTTTTTTGCCGACTGCTCCGGCTGCAAATGCTCCGCTTCTTGCCCAGGCTGATCGATCCGGTCGGACATCTCAATCGGCTTCGGATTTTTACAGGCTCGGGGTAAGCCGGCAGCAGTCCGGAAATTATTATTCCGCTATTGAAGCGTTTAAACAGGCGACCATGCTAAATCCCACTTACGGAGACGCTTGGCTTCATCTTTCTCAGTGCGCTTATTATCTTGATGAATTTGATCTTGCCTTGCAATACGCCGACACGGCCGCCAAATACGCAAAAAACGATTCGGAAATTCAAAACCTGCGCGGAATGACTTATATTTCCCTAGGGAATTTTGCACAGGCTCGTTCGATTTTTGAAAAGGTCTTATCCGCCTATCCCAACAATATCGAAGCCCGGTTCGGACTTGCGGAACTTGATTTGTTTTCAGGCAGGGTAGGCGATGCGGAAAACCTTTATAAGGATGCGCTGAAACGGCAAGGATCCAACAGAAAAGCTCTTTTAAGCCTTGCGCTTATTTCGGCCGAGCAGGGCAAGACCGAACTTACCAGAAATTATGTAAGTCAGGCGCTTCAATATCATTCGGGAAACGCGGAAGTGCATTTTCTTGCGGCGTATCTTGACGCTAAAGCCGGAAATTTTGAAAGCGCGGAATACAGAGTCCGCTCAAGCCTTCAGATCGACGGCAGCTATTACGCCGCGTACGAACTGCTGGCAAACATCTTGTTTATGCGGGGCAAATATATCGAAGCCATAGACGTCTGCGATTTTTGCATAGACCGCGACCGCACAAACGGTAAATTCTGGTATATCAAAGGTCTGTCGCTTTACAGACAAGGAAAAACTGCACAGGCTCTTTCCGTTTGGGAAAACGCTCTTTATGCGGATCCTCAGGATGAAATTCTCAGAGCCGCGTTTGAACTTCTTGCCAACGAAACTATTCCTCTTGAAGACAAGCGCCGCGCCGTTTGGGCCGAATACCACGTCGGAAAAGCGAAGGCATATGAAAAGAAATTTCAAGGAAACGCTATGCGCTTTGAGTATCAGAGAGCTTTAAAACTCTATCCGTACGATACAGAGGCGCGTACGTCCTACGCTAAACAGCTTGTCCGCGACGGATTATATGAATTGTATTTGGAGCAGCTTAAATTTATAAAAACCGGCAAAGAAAACGCCGGTGAAATTCCTACCTCCGAACTTACGGATACGATCGAAGCGTATGAATCGCTTTTGCAAAATACGCTCGCTGCAAAGTGGAATATAGATCCGCTCTATCTCGATAAAATCCGCTGGCATTTGGGGATTTGCTACGAGTCCCCTCCTGCGGAACTGCAGTATCCGGAATCGATAAGAATCGTTTCGGAATTGTTATGCGATATGTTCTCAGGAATTTCCGCCGCGTCTGTCGATGTAAAACCTATTCCCGTGTCCGGCTATGCGGACGCTTTCGGCAAAGCGCGGCGGTCGGGCTTGGATTATTTTTTAATTCTAAAACTTAACGAGACCGAACGGGAACTTTCAGCGGACGCGGTTATGTATTCGGCTTTAAGCGGAAATGAAATCAGATCTTTTTCCGTTTTCCGCACGGGTAACGACAGATATTCGATCAGCCTCAGATTTTTGCGCCGTAAAATTCTTGAAACGCTCCCCATAAAGGGCAGGGTTCTTGCGCGCGAAGGAGATACGCTTCTCATAGACTTAGGCAAGACTGAAGGAATCGTATCGGGCGCCGAATTCGACGTAGTAAAAAAAGGTGAAATACGCACTGCAAATTCAAGCGCGGGCTTAAGTTATAAGCCTGCTTCAGTCATAGGCAGCGCAACTGTTTTCGCGGCAGGTGAAGAAGTTTCCGAGGCCGCTTTTAAACAAAAAGGTTTTTTTGACAATTTGAATATCGGCGACGAAGTTGCGCTCATAAGAATGCCTCAAGCGGATCCGGGTGCCGAAAGCGGCGGAAATTCAGGCGCTGCGCCTGCTTCCGGGCAAGGCGGCGTTTCGTCCGGCTCCGGCGGCGGCGCTGCAAGAGGCTCTGCCAATAGAAATGGCGCTGTTGCCGCTTCCGAAACCGCCCCTGCCGCCGCCGCGGACGGCAGAGCCTCTTCGGCCGGAGACGCAAGCGACGCTTCCGAAGGAGAAAACGAACTTACATACGAATCTATGAATCTTGAAAGAAGGCCGGCTCTTATTGAGCTAATCCGCAATATTAGAAACACTGATCAGGTCAAGTGA
- a CDS encoding tetratricopeptide repeat protein, which yields MKKKLWLLSFFNPFFPIFIFLTLKIYSQPTRSTIYDITAAPESVNSIKISWKFTGNSSDTSFEIYRALRPFSAAYELSENLKIAEIPQKERSYSDKVADYKEYYYAVIVKAPDGSGGIILPSINATVNGTRRKAAFSKNSKISQNHAQEKTYPEGVLREIPLPVIAVSGYGKNDEYPLKSKMVEAGENLSEKITEKPLLAPYAFEQDLVSPEGGDDYLLFDTLHKTFAKRKYEEGIIKLTEFLSVKHKKNTEDRAYFYLGQCQYFSGNFKDAVMSFLKIQDEYPNLTRKWIDSSLDLISVSNIAD from the coding sequence ATGAAAAAAAAGCTTTGGCTTTTATCGTTTTTTAATCCATTTTTTCCGATCTTTATTTTTTTAACGCTAAAAATTTACTCTCAGCCGACGCGTTCGACAATATACGACATCACTGCCGCTCCCGAATCCGTAAATTCCATAAAAATAAGCTGGAAATTTACGGGAAATTCGTCCGATACATCGTTTGAAATATACAGGGCCTTAAGACCGTTTTCCGCAGCATACGAACTGTCCGAAAATCTGAAAATAGCCGAAATTCCCCAGAAGGAGAGATCTTATTCCGATAAGGTAGCAGATTACAAGGAATATTATTACGCCGTAATTGTAAAAGCGCCGGACGGAAGCGGCGGTATAATACTGCCGTCCATAAACGCAACGGTAAACGGGACAAGGCGAAAAGCGGCGTTTTCAAAAAACTCAAAAATATCTCAAAATCACGCACAGGAAAAAACATATCCTGAAGGCGTCCTGAGAGAAATCCCCCTTCCGGTCATCGCCGTGTCGGGATACGGCAAAAACGACGAATACCCTTTAAAAAGCAAAATGGTAGAAGCAGGCGAAAATCTTTCAGAAAAAATCACTGAAAAACCTTTGCTCGCCCCTTATGCTTTTGAGCAGGACCTCGTTTCACCCGAAGGCGGCGACGATTATCTTTTATTCGACACGCTGCACAAAACTTTCGCAAAAAGGAAATACGAAGAAGGAATCATAAAGCTGACTGAGTTTTTATCCGTAAAACACAAAAAAAATACGGAAGACCGCGCATATTTTTATCTGGGACAGTGTCAGTATTTTTCCGGAAATTTTAAAGATGCGGTTATGTCATTCCTTAAAATTCAAGACGAATATCCGAATCTGACGCGAAAATGGATCGATTCGTCACTTGACCTGATCAGTGTTTCTAATATTGCGGATTAG
- a CDS encoding CRISPR-associated protein Cas2: MFVSVVLDPGSADSAKALASVVKQYGFKKIQRACWESTVLDETQFMRLKQDIDRVTDYYDTLRFYQFPLNGMFAVTELNKKKWRRCLIKA; encoded by the coding sequence ATGTTTGTTTCCGTCGTTCTTGATCCGGGCAGCGCAGATTCCGCAAAAGCATTGGCTTCGGTCGTTAAGCAATACGGCTTTAAAAAAATTCAGAGAGCATGCTGGGAAAGCACCGTGTTGGACGAGACTCAGTTTATGCGTCTGAAACAGGATATCGACAGGGTGACGGATTATTACGATACTTTGCGTTTTTACCAATTCCCTTTAAACGGAATGTTCGCCGTTACGGAATTGAATAAAAAGAAATGGCGCAGATGCCTTATCAAAGCGTAA
- the prfB gene encoding peptide chain release factor 2 (programmed frameshift) has protein sequence MLEELKTPITELKEDIMNVWGRLDPASIEKKIAEKEAQTTAENFWEDQQKAQHVMNEIKLLKGRVEPWKKLVSDINDIEALYELGEESKDESVEEELKLMLNTAKAEFEHQSILNLLSGEVDKSSAFLTIHSGAGGTEAEDWAYMLSRMYIRWAERQGFKMETVDMLEAEGGIKSITIQINGDYVYGYLKGEAGIHRLVRISPFDANARRHTSFSSVFVFPVLDDSINVEIKPEDLRIDTYRAGGKGGQHVNKTDSAVRFTHLPTGIVVACQSERSQIMNRQTAMSILKSKLYAYYKEQKEKENSKYGAEKKDISWGNQIRSYVFQPYTLVKDHRTKYETGNIQAVMDGDITQFIDSFLNAQWKGLPMGTGEDDDDLK, from the exons ATGCTTGAAGAATTGAAAACGCCGATTACGGAATTAAAAGAAGATATTATGAATGTTTGGGGGCGTCTT GACCCCGCTTCCATCGAAAAAAAAATAGCGGAAAAAGAAGCTCAGACGACGGCTGAAAATTTTTGGGAAGATCAGCAAAAAGCTCAACATGTGATGAATGAGATAAAGCTTCTAAAAGGGCGCGTGGAACCGTGGAAAAAACTCGTGTCCGATATAAACGATATTGAAGCTCTCTATGAACTTGGAGAAGAAAGCAAAGACGAATCCGTTGAAGAAGAGCTTAAGCTTATGTTAAATACCGCAAAGGCGGAATTCGAACATCAGAGCATATTGAATTTGCTTTCGGGAGAAGTGGATAAGAGCAGCGCTTTTCTTACGATACATTCCGGCGCCGGCGGAACGGAGGCCGAAGACTGGGCCTATATGCTCAGCAGAATGTACATACGCTGGGCCGAGAGGCAGGGTTTTAAGATGGAAACCGTGGATATGCTTGAAGCGGAAGGCGGAATAAAATCGATCACCATTCAGATAAACGGAGATTACGTTTACGGCTATCTTAAGGGAGAAGCCGGAATACACAGGCTTGTCCGCATAAGTCCCTTTGACGCAAACGCCCGCCGCCACACTTCTTTTTCGTCGGTATTCGTATTTCCTGTTTTGGACGATTCCATAAATGTTGAAATAAAACCCGAAGATCTCAGGATCGATACTTACCGCGCCGGAGGAAAGGGCGGACAGCATGTCAACAAAACGGACTCCGCAGTTCGTTTTACTCACCTGCCTACGGGTATTGTGGTTGCCTGTCAGAGCGAACGCAGTCAGATAATGAATCGTCAGACTGCCATGAGTATTTTAAAATCAAAACTCTACGCATACTATAAAGAGCAAAAGGAAAAAGAGAATTCAAAATACGGCGCCGAAAAAAAAGACATTTCATGGGGTAACCAAATCCGTTCTTATGTGTTTCAACCGTATACGCTTGTAAAAGATCACCGTACGAAATATGAAACTGGAAACATTCAAGCTGTAATGGACGGCGATATAACCCAATTCATAGATTCGTTTCTGAACGCCCAGTGGAAGGGGTTGCCTATGGGTACGGGTGAAGACGACGATGATTTGAAATAA